In Sphingobacterium sp. SYP-B4668, the sequence TTCTTATGGGTCGAAAAAAAATATAGAGACAAAATCAAAGCAGACGATTCCAAGTATGGCAAAAAGGGATAATTATTTCGATTATATTATTGTGGGAGCAGGTCTTTCCGGCATCAGTCTTGCCCACCGTCTGATTCCGCACCTGCAAAATACCGGTAAAAGGTTGTTGCTGCTGGACCGGGGGTTAGATTCTTATCCCGAGCGTACATGGTCATTTTGGGAAGCAGCTGATAGTATACCAAGCAGCTTGATCGAAGCCAACTGGCTGCAGATACGTATTCTAGACGAAACTGTCAATATCCAGACGCCAACAGCTCCATACCACTACAAATCCATTCGCTCCACACGTTGGCGAGCACATTATCTGCAGATTATTGCCGCGCAGACACAGATTACAATTATTGAAGAAGCAGTGCTTGATATTCAGCAAACCTTAGACGAGGTCAGCGTCCATACGGCCACTAGCTCCTACCAAACCCTCCATCTGTTTGACAGCCGCTTTGCTCCAGTACTTGACATTCCCGATTATGTCACCACCCTTTGGCAACAGTTTTATGGGTGCTACATCCGCACGAAATATGCAGCATTGGACCCAAATACTGCCGTTCTGATGGATTTTAGAGCCTCGCAACAGGAGCATATTGCCTTTTTCTATATGCTCCCATCTGATAGTCATACTGCTTTGGTCGAATACACCTTATTCACTGACCGACCGAAAGAATTTTCATACTTCAAGCGTCAGCTATCCGACTACCTTGATCAGCACTTTGGACATGGAAATTATGAAATTATTCGTGAAGAAGAGGGCAATATTCCGATGAGTAGCTACCGGTTCCCAAGGCGCGACGGTCGCATCTTTTATATTGGCACCGCTGGGGGATGTACCAAGCCCTCCACTGGCTACACCTTCTACTACGTACAGCAACAGATTCATGAATTAGGAAGATTGATTGAAAAAGGTTATCTGAATACTTACGGGCGATATTCTTGGCCAATGCGTCGATTCCATTTTTACGATAGCATACTCTTGCAGATCCTGTCTGAGCAGCCCCATATTGGACATACCATCTTTGTCCGTCTCTTCCGTCGTAATCCCACTTCTAGGATCTTTAAGTTCCTCAACAATGATACTACTTTATGGGAAGAAATCAAGCTCTTCAGCACCCTGCCTATTGGACTTTTCAGTCGGTATGCTATGCGCATCCTCTTCAAGCATAGATAAGAATCTATCGGTTGCCTTGGTTCGGCATAAAGTCTTCGAGCGTATGCTTGCCTTTCTGCCCGTATAGGTCGTGGTGATGGTGATCCAGCTTAGCCATAAGATGTGTCAATAACTGGCGCTCTGTATTGTTGAGTGTGCCTGAGACTACATCGCCCACCCGTTTCATCTTGGGCAGTATATCGATAAGGACACGCCTTCCCAGGGGTGATATTGCAATGGGCTTAGAACGCTTATCACCCGTCTTTTCAGCTTCCACGATGAGCCCCATGCGCATCAGCCTCTTGATAACCTCATTGCCCGATGCTTTTTCCATGATATTCTTACGGATCAGCTCCGACTGCGGAAGCTTGTCATAGGTAAAGAGCACCATTAAGTAAGTAAACTCTTCAGGAGTCTGCAAAGGTGTATCCTCAAAGGCCAATTTGATGTAATTCTTGGCATATCGGTATAACATCACCAACAATTTACCCACATCTTCGGTTGGCCTATCACGTTCCATGACAGGCGTATAATCCCCGCCTATCTTTCGCATTTGTGAATTTTTCGCCGTCTGATTGACCTTCATAAAAGCCACAAAGCCTTCATAAGTAGCATCGTCGGGGTAGTTGGCACAATATAGATCTAACTCTTCTATTACTTCTACCAACAATTTTTTGGGAATCATGGTCATTGTCTGTGTATTGAATACCGTACAAAAGTAACAAATAGAATGTAAACACTCCCACTCGCCAACCGATTTATACGCTTACTTTCGGGCTCGGTGTATAGCTTTACTATATGTATACTTAACTTTTCCACTCTGCATGCACAAGGTAGCTATTCGGTTAAGATATTTTTTTAAAAATTCCACTTTCGAAGGTAAATTTGACTTCATTTTTATACCTTCATATCCAGCTAACATATCCTCGTATGAATCCTACAAAAACAATCCATCTTCTCAGGTACATCTGTGCATTTGGATATTTGCTTTGTTGTCTAAGTATGGTTCATGCGCAACAGGCAATATCTGCTTGTCAAGATAGTAGCATTACCCCCGTCCCTTTTCTCCAACGTATCCCATACAAACAGTTAGTACTCCCAGTAGGTCTGATGACCTATGGAATCATAGCCCTAGAAAGCCATTTCCTC encodes:
- a CDS encoding lycopene cyclase family protein, producing the protein MAKRDNYFDYIIVGAGLSGISLAHRLIPHLQNTGKRLLLLDRGLDSYPERTWSFWEAADSIPSSLIEANWLQIRILDETVNIQTPTAPYHYKSIRSTRWRAHYLQIIAAQTQITIIEEAVLDIQQTLDEVSVHTATSSYQTLHLFDSRFAPVLDIPDYVTTLWQQFYGCYIRTKYAALDPNTAVLMDFRASQQEHIAFFYMLPSDSHTALVEYTLFTDRPKEFSYFKRQLSDYLDQHFGHGNYEIIREEEGNIPMSSYRFPRRDGRIFYIGTAGGCTKPSTGYTFYYVQQQIHELGRLIEKGYLNTYGRYSWPMRRFHFYDSILLQILSEQPHIGHTIFVRLFRRNPTSRIFKFLNNDTTLWEEIKLFSTLPIGLFSRYAMRILFKHR
- a CDS encoding MarR family winged helix-turn-helix transcriptional regulator — its product is MIPKKLLVEVIEELDLYCANYPDDATYEGFVAFMKVNQTAKNSQMRKIGGDYTPVMERDRPTEDVGKLLVMLYRYAKNYIKLAFEDTPLQTPEEFTYLMVLFTYDKLPQSELIRKNIMEKASGNEVIKRLMRMGLIVEAEKTGDKRSKPIAISPLGRRVLIDILPKMKRVGDVVSGTLNNTERQLLTHLMAKLDHHHHDLYGQKGKHTLEDFMPNQGNR